From a region of the Arachis ipaensis cultivar K30076 chromosome B09, Araip1.1, whole genome shotgun sequence genome:
- the LOC107616430 gene encoding uncharacterized protein LOC107616430, with the protein MYPEPPIRIREPKRKQGSAKKTARSHNLHPTSDKKYRRGKLKRQQRKTIEKATTRNYGGNPFSPFDPRGPATKHFDKPTDMRYDGTQDPQEHLTAFEARMNLEGVGDEVRCRAFPVTLAGPAIHCFNALPQGSVTTFADITRAFLAQFTTYIAKAKHPINLLGVMQRSGEPTRKYLDRFNDECLEIDGLNDLVASLCLTNGLQNENFRKHLTTKPMWTMQEIQNVAREYINDEEVSQVMAANKRQPAYNSGRHPGNGERAKEHSKDGGLAKALKPFPRVGKFKNYTTLTVPIVEVYQQIADKGILSKPRQLKDRTGGNKNLYCDYHKGFSHKTQDYFDLKDALEQAIREGKLAEFSHLIRERRRRDRDRSSDDRSRAVKPRQDPEENNERGLTIVNVVVGRDVAPRSKSTCRKDAKVMAVSSSSPTPSSRRVPLILFGPEDQWFDDLPESPPMVITARVGTGLVRRIFVDTGANSNIMFRNVFDALGL; encoded by the coding sequence ATGTACCCCGAACCTCCTATCAGAATCAGAGAGCCAAAGAGAAAGCAGGGAAGTGCCAAGAAGACGGCGAGATCCCATAATTTACACCCGACCTCCGACAAGAAATACCGTAGAGGAAAATTGAAAAGACAGCAGAGAAAGACCATAGAGAAGGCGACAACCCGTAATTATGGGGGCAACCCCTTTTCACCATTCGATCCTCGAGGTCCGGCTACGAAGCACTTTgataagccaacggacatgaggtatgaTGGGACCCAAGACCCCCAagaacatctaacggccttcgaggccaggatgaattTGGAAGGGGTGGGTGATGAAGTGAGGTGCCGCGCCTTCCCTGTGACCCTAGCGGGGCCGGCAATCCACTGTTTCAACGCTCTCCCCCAAGGCTCGGTGACAACCTTTGCGGACATAACCCGCGCCTTCCTGGCCCAGTTTACCACGTATATCGCTAAAGCTAAGCACCCCATCAACTTGCTAGGAGTGATGCAGAGGAGTGGGGAACCGACCAGGAAGTACCTGGACAGGTTCAATGATGAATGCTTGGAAATTGACGGCCTAAACGACTTGGTGGCCAGTTTATGCTTGACGAACGGGCTACAGAACGAGAATTTCAGGAAGCACCTCACCACCAAGCCCATGTGGACGATGCAAGAAATCCAAAATGTGGCTAGGGAGTATATCAATGATGAAGAGGTTAGCCAAGTCATGGCAGCCAACAAGCGGCAGCCCGCCTACAACTCTGGTCGTCATCCCGGTAACGGGGAAAGGGCTAAGGAGCACTCCAAGGACGGAGGGCTAGCTAAAGCTTTAAAGCCATTCCCTCGGGTAGGGAAGTTTAAAAACTACACTACCTTGACAGTCCCGATCGTCGAGGTTTACCAGCAAATAGCCGACAAGGGCATCCTATCGAAGCCCAGACAACTCAAGGATAGAACTGGGGGGAACAAAAACCTCTATTGCGACTACCACAAGGGGTTCAGCCACAAGACCCAAGATTATTTCGATTTGAAGGATGCTCTGGAGCAGGCGATTCGGGAAGGTAAGCTGGCAGAGTTCTCTCACCTCATAAGAGAACGCAGGAGGAGGGATCGCGACCGATCTAGCGATGACAGGAGTCGCGCCGTGAAGCCAAGGCAAGACCCCGAGGAGAACAATGAGCGCGGCCTCACCATTGTGAATGTTGTAGTCGGAAGAGATGTTGCTCCGAGGTCGAAGTCGACATGCAGGAAGGATGCCAAAGTCATGGCTGTGTCATCGTCTAGTCCTACGCCCTCCTCCAGGAGAGTCCCGTTAATATTGTTTGGACCAGAGGACCAGTGGTTTGACGACTTACCGGAGAGCCCTCCTATGGTGATTACAGCAAGGGTGGGAACTGGTCTGGTCAGGCGAATCTTCGTAGACACCGGAGCCAactcgaacatcatgtttcgTAACGTCTTTGACGCTCTGGGCCTCTGA